A single region of the Bacillus cereus genome encodes:
- a CDS encoding DUF523 domain-containing protein gives MIVISACLGGIACRYDGNDNLVSKIEELLQKEDTVLVCPEVLGGLPTPRPSAEIIGGNGDDVLDGKAKVMTKDGKNVTEAFVNGAYKALEQIKDLHPEYIILKERSPSCGSSTIYTGEFNGNKQTGYGVTTALFKRHGFTVISEEDFENEKRN, from the coding sequence ATGATCGTAATAAGTGCTTGTTTAGGTGGTATCGCTTGTCGGTATGATGGAAATGACAATCTCGTTTCAAAAATAGAGGAGCTACTGCAGAAAGAAGATACAGTCCTCGTTTGTCCTGAAGTATTAGGAGGATTACCAACGCCTCGTCCTTCAGCTGAAATTATTGGTGGGAATGGCGATGACGTTTTGGATGGAAAAGCGAAAGTGATGACAAAAGACGGAAAGAATGTCACAGAAGCCTTCGTAAATGGTGCTTATAAAGCGTTAGAACAAATTAAAGATTTACATCCAGAGTATATTATTTTAAAAGAACGTAGTCCATCTTGTGGTAGTTCTACGATTTATACTGGAGAATTTAACGGTAATAAACAAACTGGTTATGGGGTAACAACTGCTTTATTTAAAAGACATGGCTTTACAGTCATTTCAGAAGAGGATTTTGAGAACGAAAAAAGGAATTGA
- a CDS encoding YxeA family protein, with product MKRYIALFSILVVFASLLVGCDINRMGKDEYYVQITVDGKEYNGKSSNGEPYKDYQYKLPAFDKEGKEKELEFTAVKNLRKEAFLRLYHSDKKGVTAWEEVKKDELPAKVKEKLGVK from the coding sequence ATGAAAAGATACATTGCACTATTTAGTATTTTAGTTGTATTTGCAAGTTTGTTAGTTGGTTGTGATATTAACCGTATGGGTAAAGACGAGTATTACGTTCAAATTACAGTAGATGGAAAAGAGTATAATGGTAAGTCTAGTAATGGTGAACCATATAAAGATTATCAATATAAGTTACCTGCATTTGATAAAGAAGGTAAAGAAAAAGAGTTAGAATTTACAGCTGTGAAAAATCTTCGTAAAGAAGCATTCTTACGCTTATACCACTCAGATAAAAAAGGTGTAACAGCTTGGGAAGAAGTGAAAAAAGACGAACTTCCAGCGAAAGTGAAAGAAAAATTAGGCGTGAAATAA